One genomic window of Quercus robur chromosome 6, dhQueRobu3.1, whole genome shotgun sequence includes the following:
- the LOC126732968 gene encoding homeobox-leucine zipper protein HAT22 isoform X2 — MDFNDVCNTGLVLGLGLTASAQESTSPSKAPKNKACSNFTPTGFEPSLTLGLSGESYHQVIPRKIVDVNKGYEESIDLYRQASPPHSAVSSFSSGRVKRERDLSSEEVEAADRVSSRISDEDEDGPNARKKLRLTKEQSALLEESFKQHSTLNPKQKQALARQLNLRPRQVEVWFQNRRARTKLKQTEVDCEFLKKCCETLTDENRRLQKELQELKALKLAQPLYMHMPAATLTMCPSCERIGGVGENASKSPFSMAPKPHFYNPFTNPSAAC; from the exons ATGGATTTTAATGATGTTTGTAATACAGGCCTTGTACTAGGGTTAGGTCTCACAGCTTCAGCTCAAGAAAGTACTTCTCCATCAAAGGCACCAAAGAATAAAGCCTGTTCCAATTTCACTCCCACAGGTTTTGAGCCATCTTTGACGTTGGGTCTTTCTGGTGAGAGTTATCACCAAGTAATCCCCAGAAAGATTGTTGATGTGAACAAAGGTTATGAGGAATCCATTGATTTGTATCGTCAAGCTTCGCCTCCTCACAGCGCTGTTTCATCCTTCTCTAGTGGCAGGgtcaagagggagagagacCTTAGCAGTGAAGAGGTTGAGGCTGCAGACAGAGTCTCTTCAAGAATCagtgatgaagatgaagatggtCCTAATGCAAGAAAGAAGCTTAGGCTCACCAAGGAACAGTCTGCTCTTTTGGAGGAAAGCTTCAAACAACATAGCACTCTCAACCCT AAGCAGAAGCAAGCTTTAGCAAGGCAGTTAAATCTACGGCCTCGACAGGTTGAAGTTTGGTTCCAGAACAGGAGGGCCAG GACCAAACTCAAGCAAACTGAGGTGGACTGTGAGTTCCTGAAGAAGTGCTGTGAAACACTGACTGATGAAAATAGAAGGCTACAAAAAGAGCTTCAAGAACTGAAAGCATTGAAACTAGCCCAACCCTTGTATATGCATATGCCAGCGGCCACTCTTACCATGTGTCCCTCATGTGAAAGAATTGGCGGTGTCGGTGAAAACGCTTCAAAGAGCCCCTTTTCAATGGCTCCTAAGCCTCACTTTTACAATCCCTTCACAAATCCTTCTGCAGCTTGTTAG
- the LOC126732968 gene encoding homeobox-leucine zipper protein HAT22 isoform X1 codes for MDFNDVCNTGLVLGLGLTASAQESTSPSKAPKNKACSNFTPTGFEPSLTLGLSGESYHQVIPRKIVDVNKGYEESIDLYRQASPPHSAVSSFSSGRVKRERDLSSEEVEAADRVSSRISDEDEDGPNARKKLRLTKEQSALLEESFKQHSTLNPQKQKQALARQLNLRPRQVEVWFQNRRARTKLKQTEVDCEFLKKCCETLTDENRRLQKELQELKALKLAQPLYMHMPAATLTMCPSCERIGGVGENASKSPFSMAPKPHFYNPFTNPSAAC; via the exons ATGGATTTTAATGATGTTTGTAATACAGGCCTTGTACTAGGGTTAGGTCTCACAGCTTCAGCTCAAGAAAGTACTTCTCCATCAAAGGCACCAAAGAATAAAGCCTGTTCCAATTTCACTCCCACAGGTTTTGAGCCATCTTTGACGTTGGGTCTTTCTGGTGAGAGTTATCACCAAGTAATCCCCAGAAAGATTGTTGATGTGAACAAAGGTTATGAGGAATCCATTGATTTGTATCGTCAAGCTTCGCCTCCTCACAGCGCTGTTTCATCCTTCTCTAGTGGCAGGgtcaagagggagagagacCTTAGCAGTGAAGAGGTTGAGGCTGCAGACAGAGTCTCTTCAAGAATCagtgatgaagatgaagatggtCCTAATGCAAGAAAGAAGCTTAGGCTCACCAAGGAACAGTCTGCTCTTTTGGAGGAAAGCTTCAAACAACATAGCACTCTCAACCCT CAGAAGCAGAAGCAAGCTTTAGCAAGGCAGTTAAATCTACGGCCTCGACAGGTTGAAGTTTGGTTCCAGAACAGGAGGGCCAG GACCAAACTCAAGCAAACTGAGGTGGACTGTGAGTTCCTGAAGAAGTGCTGTGAAACACTGACTGATGAAAATAGAAGGCTACAAAAAGAGCTTCAAGAACTGAAAGCATTGAAACTAGCCCAACCCTTGTATATGCATATGCCAGCGGCCACTCTTACCATGTGTCCCTCATGTGAAAGAATTGGCGGTGTCGGTGAAAACGCTTCAAAGAGCCCCTTTTCAATGGCTCCTAAGCCTCACTTTTACAATCCCTTCACAAATCCTTCTGCAGCTTGTTAG